The Neomonachus schauinslandi chromosome 4, ASM220157v2, whole genome shotgun sequence genome includes a region encoding these proteins:
- the S100A10 gene encoding protein S100-A10 isoform X1 has protein sequence MFTRMLSGEVKVSTDLTKMPSQMEHAMETMMFTFHKFAGDKGYLTKEDLRVLMEKEFPGFLENQKDPLAVDKIMKDLDQCRDGKVGFQSFFSLIAGLTIACNDYFVIHMKQKGKK, from the exons ATGTTCACAAGAATGCTCTCGGGCGAG GTCAAG GTTTCAACAGACCTCACCAAAATGCCGTCTCAAATGGAACATGCCATGGAAACCATGATGTTCACGTTTCACAAGTTTGCTGGGGATAAAGGCTACTTAACAAAGGAGGACCTGAGAGTACTCATGGAAAAGGAGTTCCCTGGATTTTTGGAA aatCAAAAAGACCCTCTGGCTGTGGACAAAATAATGAAGGACCTGGACCAGTGCCGAGACGGCAAAGTGGGCTTCCAGAGCTTCTTCTCGCTAATTGCTGGGCTCACCATCGCATGCAATGACTATTTCGTAATACACATGAAGCAGAAGGGAAAGAAGTAG
- the S100A10 gene encoding protein S100-A10 isoform X3, with translation MPSQMEHAMETMMFTFHKFAGDKGYLTKEDLRVLMEKEFPGFLENQKDPLAVDKIMKDLDQCRDGKVGFQSFFSLIAGLTIACNDYFVIHMKQKGKK, from the exons ATGCCGTCTCAAATGGAACATGCCATGGAAACCATGATGTTCACGTTTCACAAGTTTGCTGGGGATAAAGGCTACTTAACAAAGGAGGACCTGAGAGTACTCATGGAAAAGGAGTTCCCTGGATTTTTGGAA aatCAAAAAGACCCTCTGGCTGTGGACAAAATAATGAAGGACCTGGACCAGTGCCGAGACGGCAAAGTGGGCTTCCAGAGCTTCTTCTCGCTAATTGCTGGGCTCACCATCGCATGCAATGACTATTTCGTAATACACATGAAGCAGAAGGGAAAGAAGTAG
- the S100A10 gene encoding protein S100-A10 isoform X2 — protein MFTRMLSGEVSTDLTKMPSQMEHAMETMMFTFHKFAGDKGYLTKEDLRVLMEKEFPGFLENQKDPLAVDKIMKDLDQCRDGKVGFQSFFSLIAGLTIACNDYFVIHMKQKGKK, from the exons ATGTTCACAAGAATGCTCTCGGGCGAG GTTTCAACAGACCTCACCAAAATGCCGTCTCAAATGGAACATGCCATGGAAACCATGATGTTCACGTTTCACAAGTTTGCTGGGGATAAAGGCTACTTAACAAAGGAGGACCTGAGAGTACTCATGGAAAAGGAGTTCCCTGGATTTTTGGAA aatCAAAAAGACCCTCTGGCTGTGGACAAAATAATGAAGGACCTGGACCAGTGCCGAGACGGCAAAGTGGGCTTCCAGAGCTTCTTCTCGCTAATTGCTGGGCTCACCATCGCATGCAATGACTATTTCGTAATACACATGAAGCAGAAGGGAAAGAAGTAG